CCGCTGGGGGCGACCACGCTGCAACTGATGGCGGGCCTGCGTGCCGAAAAGACTTTTATCAAAAATACGCAATACGAGAATACGTCGAGCCTCTCGCCGCGCTTCAACCTGAAATTCCGCATCAACGACCGTCTGACTGTCCGCGGAGGCTGGGGCATCACCGAGAAACTGCCGTCGTTCAACGTGCTTTACCCGCTGCCCGAATACCGCGATACGCCCGTGTTCGCTACCAACTATGGGTCGGGGCAGAGCGCCTATGTCTACCACACGCAGCCTTACCAGATACTCTACAACGACAACCTGAAATGGCAGCGCAACCGCAATTCCGAGGTCGGCGTCGACCTGCGTATCGGGGGTACCTCGATCTCGCTGGTCGGCTATTTCAACCGCACGAAATACCCCTATAAGCTGAGCGCCGCCTTCGAGCCGTTCTCCTATAATATGATGGGCGTGCCCTCCACGCTGCCCGACGGGACTGCATACACGATGCCGGCGAACCCGGCTTTCCGGGTCGACAGCCAGACGGGCGAAATCTTCGTCCGTGACAAGGACAACCCCTCGGCCGGCTGGATCGCCATGCAGACCACTTCCACGAAGCGGACGTTCGTCAAGAATACCTACCAGAACAACGGTTCGCCCGTAGACCGCATGGGGCTGGAGTTCGTCGTGGAATTCCCGCAGATCAACCCCATCCGCACGCAGCTGCGGCTTGACGGGGCTTACGGCTATACCAAATACGTCAACGAGGGTGAGGCATGCTACTATCCCTCGACCTCGACCGGCGGCGAGTTCTACCCCTATGTGGGGGTTTATCTCGATAACGGGGGCAGCTCCAACGTCACCTACAACGGCCGGAAGCTGCATGCGCTGGATATGAACCTCACGGCCACGACGCATGTGCCCTCGATCCGTATGATCATCTCGCTGCGGCTCGAAGCCACGCTCGTGAAGCGCTCGCAGAACCTCTCGGAGTACAGGGGGCGCGAATATGCCTTCAATGTCGACGAGGATCGTAACCCCACCGGCGGGAGCATCTACGACGGAGACAGCTATACGGCGATCTGGCCTGTGGCCTACATCGACCTCGACGGCAACCGCCATCCCTTCACCGATGCCGAGAAGAACGATCCGGCCTTCTCCTCCCTGCTGTTGCGTTCGGGCAATGCCTACTCTTTCAACGGCGACGGTTACGACCCCTATTTCTCGGCCAACCTGAGCATCACGAAGGAGATCGGCGACCATGTCTCCGTCTCGTTCTACGCCAATAACTTCACCAATTCGCGGCCCTTCGTCGCGTCGTACGCCACGGGTGTCAAGGCGGTCTTCACACCCGATTTCTATTACGGACTTACGGTACGTCTTAAATTCTGAAAACGATGAGAAAGATACTTTGCATATTGTCCTGTCTGCTGGTGGCCGGTTGCACGTCGTTCGACAGGAACCCTTACGACGGTGCGCTGCGCGAACTCCGTGTGACGGCCGTGTATCCCGAGGGGTACGCCGGCTATCTGCGCGAAGGCGTCGCGGTGAAACTCTCCGACCGCAATACGGGCAATGTTTATACCGCCCTGACCGATGCGCAGGGCCACGCCGGGTTCCGCGTCGCTGCCGGGCATTACCGTCTCTCGGTGCTCGACCTGCCCGACGATTCGGCGGTATTCAACGGTACGATCGAGCAGGTCGACCTTGTCGGCGAGGACAAGGAAGTCGACGTGGCGCTGAAATTTTCCAAGCCGGGTACGATCCTCATCAAGGAGATCTACTCGGGCGGCTGCATGCAGGATCCGCCGGCGACGGGGACTTATGCCGACGACAAATATATCATCCTGCACAACAACGGTTTCGAGACCTATTACCTTGACGGGCTGTGCCTGGCGATGGTCGCCCCCTACAACTCGCAGGCCGCCAATCCCTGGACGAGCACCGACCCTTCGGGCAACATCGTTTTCCGTGATTACGCCGCCGTACCCGACTGTATCTGGATGTTCCCGGGCTCGGGGACGGATTTCCCGCTGCAACCCGGCGAGGATGCCGTGGTGGCCTACCATGGCGTCGACCATACGCAGACCTATTCCCAGTCGGTGAACCTCAACCGCAAGGGCTGTTTCGTGCTCTACGACATGGTATACTATCCCGGCAACAAGTTGCACCCCACGCCTGTCCCGGGCGACCAGATCGACCAGGCGCATTACATGAAGGTGCTGAAAAAGACCGGGACGAATACGGCCGTCGTCTACGTGATCTCGCAGAATTCGCCCGCCGTGATCCTTTTCCGGGCGCCCGAAGGGTTCGATCTGGATGCCTATCTGGCCGACGACCTCCAGTCGACGGTTCAGAGCGGCAGCATCACCTATTCGAAGATCCCGTGGGACGACTGGATCGTGGACGGCGTCGAGGTATGCAACATGACCGAGGCGACCAAGCACAAACGCCTGCACACCGATGTGGATGCCGGTTACGTCGGCTTCTCGGCCAAGGCGCAGGGACATACCCTGCACCGGAAGCTGGATGAAGCGGCCACGGCGGCTGCCGGCTTCGAAAGGTACGTGGATACCAATAACTCGTCGAACGATTTTTATGAGCGTGAGACACAATCTTTGCGAGATTAGCCTATGAGACGGATTTTAACGATACTGATGTTGGCCGCCGTCTCTGCTGCCACGGCGCAGGAGCGTTTCGACTATATTTTCCGCCGCAACCCCTGGAACGGCGGCCCGAACGCTGCGGGTATCCGGCAGGACTCCCTGAGCCGTTCCTATGCCGAAATCTATTTCACCAAGGAGAACGGCGGGCTTACGGGCCACTCCGCGTCGGACGACAGCTGGAATGCCGGGGCGAAAACCGAGTCGGTGCGCCACCTGAAGAAGGTCTCGTTCGCGGGCGGGTTCGGCTACGACTATTTCGACGGCCGCAACATGTGCGGCTCGATGTTCACCGAACCGGGGTATTATCCGGTGGACATCCTCGAATTTACGCCGGGGCGCAAGGTGCGCGAGGATTAT
This Alistipes onderdonkii DNA region includes the following protein-coding sequences:
- a CDS encoding DUF4876 domain-containing protein, with product MRKILCILSCLLVAGCTSFDRNPYDGALRELRVTAVYPEGYAGYLREGVAVKLSDRNTGNVYTALTDAQGHAGFRVAAGHYRLSVLDLPDDSAVFNGTIEQVDLVGEDKEVDVALKFSKPGTILIKEIYSGGCMQDPPATGTYADDKYIILHNNGFETYYLDGLCLAMVAPYNSQAANPWTSTDPSGNIVFRDYAAVPDCIWMFPGSGTDFPLQPGEDAVVAYHGVDHTQTYSQSVNLNRKGCFVLYDMVYYPGNKLHPTPVPGDQIDQAHYMKVLKKTGTNTAVVYVISQNSPAVILFRAPEGFDLDAYLADDLQSTVQSGSITYSKIPWDDWIVDGVEVCNMTEATKHKRLHTDVDAGYVGFSAKAQGHTLHRKLDEAATAAAGFERYVDTNNSSNDFYERETQSLRD